TATCTACTCGAACATAAAAACTGATCTAGGATTGATGGCTAGAAAACTTCCAAAAGAAGAAATTAAAGCACTGTTATATAAACTTCTAATAGATTATTATGATGAAAACAGATAACCAAAAGGGGTGGTTTGGTGTACGGGAGAGAACCTGTTTATATAGCAATGTTTAGTGGGGGTGCAGCAAGTTCATATGTTGCATATTTAATGGTACAAAAGCATGGAAAAGAAAATTCAAAGTTATTTTTTACAGATACCCTATGGGAGCATGAAGATAATAAAAGATTTATGTTTGAAGTGGCTGAGGAAATTGGAATTGAAATAGAAACGGTGAGAGACGGAAGAACACCAGAAGAGGTTTTTGAAGAAACTCGTTTTCTTGGAAACTCGAGATTGGCTAAATGTTCTTCAGATTTAAAAGTACGCCAAACAATGTTGTATCTTGAAGAATTACGTAGCAATGGCTTTGAACCAGTTCTATATTTTGGAATTGGAAAACATGAGAAACGTAGAAGAGAGAGTTTAGAAGCACTCTATAATCACTTTTTATTGCCTCGTGATGGAGAAGAACAACCAGTAAAAACGGTGTTCCCTTTGTATGAAAGTAATATTTCAGATGACGAAATAAAGAAAATAATTACAGTGGATTGGAAGATTAGTCTTCCTGAAATGTATCATTTAGGATTCTCCCATGCCAACTGTGGTGGGCGTTGCGTGCGAGGTGGATTTAATCATTACAAACACTTATACGAAACATGGCCAAGTGTTTATATTGAACAGGAAGAAATGGAGAAAAGATTAAGAAAGCAACTAGGTGATGTTACTATACTTAAAAGGGATGGAAAACCTTTTACTTTAGAAGAATATAGGAAAGAATTAGATACAGATTCTGAAATTGCAAAAAAGCTTGTTGAAGAAAATGATGTACCTTGTGTATGTCATTATTCATAATTAAGTCTGTGAATTTAATCAAATTGTTATAATAATAAAGATATCTACACGAGTAGAAGGGTGTTAAATCATTATGGATTTAACACTCTTTTCATTTATAAATTAATGATACCGAATTCTATTATTTAAAAATTCCAAACAACGGGTCTTTTTTTTGCCATTAATGGAAAATATATCTTTTAAATTATTCATCTATGTTAAAATATGGTTATGTAAGATTAATTACTTAATAGTATATGGTCTAGGGGGCTCTAAAATGTCAACGAATAAGTCAAATTGGGTTAATTTTCTTAGGCAATATGGACCGATACCAAGAAACGATAATATGTACGATGAAGCAATACAGCGGTCAATTAATAAAAAAGGCATAGAACCTATTAAAATTGAACCAGAATACTTATCTGACCTAATAGATAATTTTAAATCGGATTACCCTAAATCAATTATTTTAACAGGAACTGCCGGTGACGGTAAGACATTCTATTGTAGAGAAGTATGGTTTGCTTTGGGTGGTTCAAAAGAAGTTTGGGACAATGGAGATACCATAAAGATACTAGAACAGAAGAGCCAAACACTTCATTTTATTAAAGATTTAAGTGAATTATCGGAGTCAGATAGAAATATTATTAGTGAACTTGCAGACTCAATAAAAAATCCAGGAAGAAAAGGATTCCTTGTTGCTGCAAACGATGGCCAACTAATTGAGGCATGGAAAAAGGCTCCCTATACTTATAATGTAAAAGAGGTTACAAATGTTATAGAAGATTTACTAGTAAATGAACGACTGGAAAAGGATGGTTATAATTTGCAGCTGATAAATTTAAGTAGAACTAATTCAGCTAAAATATTTCCTAAGTTAGTCAAGTCGGTTATAGAAAATTCCGGTTGGAATGAGTGCGGAAATTGCTCATATAAAGATAATAAATCGATAGAAAATAGATGTCCAATTTGGGAAAATAAAAAGCGTTTGGAAGGAATGGATGATGCTCATGTCCTTCAAGAAAGACTAACTAATTTATTAGAATTATGTGAACTGAATGAAGTGCATATACCTATCAGGCATTTATTGTTATTAGTTTCTAACATGTTACTTGGACATCCTGAAGCAAAGGACAAGCTATTG
The Neobacillus sp. PS3-40 genome window above contains:
- a CDS encoding phosphoadenosine phosphosulfate reductase family protein, encoding MYGREPVYIAMFSGGAASSYVAYLMVQKHGKENSKLFFTDTLWEHEDNKRFMFEVAEEIGIEIETVRDGRTPEEVFEETRFLGNSRLAKCSSDLKVRQTMLYLEELRSNGFEPVLYFGIGKHEKRRRESLEALYNHFLLPRDGEEQPVKTVFPLYESNISDDEIKKIITVDWKISLPEMYHLGFSHANCGGRCVRGGFNHYKHLYETWPSVYIEQEEMEKRLRKQLGDVTILKRDGKPFTLEEYRKELDTDSEIAKKLVEENDVPCVCHYS